The DNA segment CACGGCCCCAATCTGTAAGGACCTTCACCTATATAATGACCATCCATGTAGATGGCAGCATTTTGCGGATGCAAGCCATCCATCACCATAAACGGCATGTCTTCAGATGGTTTCCAGTGTCGCTTTCTTTGGTTAATGAACCAATTATTAATCTGTTTCTGGTCTAAACCCGTTGATTCAGCCAGCGCCACCTTCTCCGACTCCTGTTTTCAATAAATTTACACCTTCACGTCACGtgcatgaaaataaataaataatacatgCTTACATACCGATGGATATGGCCATTTGTAATGTAATTCCCACCAGCTGAGTAGCTTCTGCCGAGCATCTTTTGGAAGTTtgcctttcttcttcttcttggaAAGCTCTTGCTTTAGACTGCTTAAATATCCACTATACTTCCTCAAGAGGTGATTTTTCAGTTCCTTGTCTTCTGCTCGTGGATCAATCTCTGCAAGTTCGGTTTCTCCACCGCTGTTTTCTTGGTCTTCTTCAGACGAAACAACGCCATCACACTTCTCCTCTGTTGTTCACAAGTAGTTCAAAGCAAACATATTGTACGTAAAAAGATATACAACTATGCAAACACTAATCTATGCATAATAGTTGTTTGTGGTATTCAAATTTGAgaggaaaaacaagaagaaaacaatgatATAGgctttgtagaggcaagtgttgaacactttctcctttAGAAGAATTTGTCAGTCACAATGTGCTAGAGGTtggtggcaatcttctcccaagatacaactacaactcttgaataatgagcactcaaatattcaagttctatcataaggaaatgaaggaactctctcttgttgaagaaggaagaagaaaacatgcaaaaaaatgttatgtgtgtttgattttcaataatcaaacatttaatgttttttcatgtggaaagacatgatctttcattcataGAAATGTCCCTTGACCATTGTAACTTATCACAagcatcaaacaatgccaaggaaatgaaaaaatgcaagaaaaatcgaagggacaAGAAAAACAGCTGAAGGGCCGCGCCTATGTGCGCGCACGCCTGCCACACCTGCGCGTAGGTGCGCGCATGTTACTGTTCATCACGATTTTTTTTCCGTTTTAGTCCTTTAtatgttccgactactcgtttggagttctttcaacattcgatgaactcgtttcgagtttaattcagaaccaccgaacttaatattcgttcattaagctcCGTTTTtcgtttcgaatttttccaatcaaacacatgGATTAATTTTCCAATCCAACATATGCGTGCGTGTATATAATATCAATATTGTTTAAAGGTCGTCctattatcaaataatttgtgAACCTAGTAATCATCTAGCGAGGATGAGTAGTTATGACAATGGAAAGTGATACTTTAAAGGTTACTCTTCATGTCTATCGAATGGATTCGATTAGTATGATGGTAACATATATATGTGATTACAGGGTAATTAATTACCGATAACTTTATTATATGAGTGTAATAATACGGTTCATTTACGTTGTGTAATATCTTTGTACTTATTGTGAATTGTTGCAGTTAGCAAATTACATTGAATCCTAATTATTGATCCAAGACAATgcttttcatatttttcttttcttaggaaaaaaaattgccTTTCTTTCAATTCTATCATAACaagtaaaaacaaaaattcttaaattgataaaaaaaaaaaattcgggaaataatataatttagaaTAAGAAGGAATTAAAACACAgacaaaagaaaatgaaaaaaagaagaataaagaaagacATCATATGCAGCACATAcatgaaagaaagaaacataAACAGAAGCCTGACAAATTTGTACAGGCTATGTCATGGGGTAACACACTGATATGAACAGCATCCTATGTTTCCTTTATTTTTCAATGCCTAAAGCCTAAGTGCAAACTGTAAACTAAGAAATTACAACATAAACGGTTGGTTTCATGTGTGTGTAATTCTGCAACAAGCATGCACGTACCACACAACACAAAGGCCATCAGATTCAAACATATACAGTATTAATAATATACCATGTTTAGTTTTACAATTATCAATTTTTTGATTCTTCGGTGGGACATATAAAAGATAAagtactaattaaataaatgagtaAACCTTGTGCTTTCATATCATTTCTTAAGTCATATGTAAGATTGGATTAGTCTATATTTTTTCCTTCATATTTCATAATATATAGCACTAAAATCTAATCTTTGACAGgtgatttaatatatattattatttctgTTTAGGGTTTTGTAGGCATTAGCACTCGTGAAAATGCATTGGAAAATGATGGAGTTTTACGGGAAAGAGCAAAGGACAGCGCATTCAATGCATGTTCAATTCTTTGCAGAGATGATGCAGTTAAAGGGAGTGGAGAGTCAAATGCACACACCCATCCCCTACTCTTTGCCAGTTTCAACTCTCAGTATTGCACTGCACCAGGAAATAGAGGCCGCACTCAACACTTAGTTCAACTTGGGAATCAAAATATCCTGCTATTTTATTCTTTTGGTGTTCTTTCCATGATAAGAAACAaccatgaaatatatatatatacacacacacacgtctCTCCCTCATTcccactctctctctctctccctaCACATAGACATAcatatttatgtatataaaataatagaatatgtgtgtgtgtgtgtgttgaagAAAATACGGATAAAATTTACCAGAATTTAAAATCCGTATGGGGCAATTGGTTATCATGTTAAGTTGTGATTCAATCCGTCGCAGGAACTCCGTCGCTTCTTGTAAAGGCCTGGTTAGCTCCTCCCGATACTTCACCAACATGTCATAGTAAGCTTCCTATGTCGCAAATACCAGAATTTCGAGATCGATCGAGCCAATAAAGAATTAATAATGTCAGCTCCCATGAAACAGTATGTATGAATACAAAATAATGACCCATCAacctaaaattcaaaaatattttcctacGCTATTATAAATCAAGAAACATGAATACCATGAACTGATCGAGTTCTGGATCCTTCGAAACATCTCGAGCAGCGGCCCCAGCCCGCTGGCTCGCCTCAAACTCTTGGCGGACCGCCGTCAGACGCGCCACGACCTCCGGCGGAGCTCCCACCTGTACATATGCGATATGATATACATGTATAGGGTGAAAGAGAAGGAATCAATTACTGCAAAATTGTGATTCGTGCAATGGACCTTTTGACAATCCATGTACGCTTCCAAAAGATTAGAATACTGAGGATGAGCAATAATCCTGGCTTTAATCGCATCAACTTCACTACAGGTATTCGCACTTTCTTGTCTCCCGTGATGATCTTGAAGAGTTTGGTGTCCTCTATTCATAGACGGATAGTTGAATCTGGGAGCATGAATTTGCGAAGTTCCAGCTTCAGTTTTGACAGTGTGATTCTGTTGAGCACCTTCATATTGATCGTAACAGTCGCTTGATTGAAGATGAAAGCTACTGATCTGCTGCAACTGGCCTTGATGATTACTCGAGCCACTGTTTGTTCTTCCATAAACAGAAGAGCTTGGTGCAAGAACTGGGCCCATATAAAGAAAATTCCTTCGAGAATTTGTGTTTTCACTCAGATGATTGTATTCCTCCATTTCTAAAA comes from the Primulina huaijiensis isolate GDHJ02 chromosome 8, ASM1229523v2, whole genome shotgun sequence genome and includes:
- the LOC140982618 gene encoding homeobox protein knotted-1-like 2 translates to MEEYNHLSENTNSRRNFLYMGPVLAPSSSVYGRTNSGSSNHQGQLQQISSFHLQSSDCYDQYEGAQQNHTVKTEAGTSQIHAPRFNYPSMNRGHQTLQDHHGRQESANTCSEVDAIKARIIAHPQYSNLLEAYMDCQKVGAPPEVVARLTAVRQEFEASQRAGAAARDVSKDPELDQFMEAYYDMLVKYREELTRPLQEATEFLRRIESQLNMITNCPIRILNSEEKCDGVVSSEEDQENSGGETELAEIDPRAEDKELKNHLLRKYSGYLSSLKQELSKKKKKGKLPKDARQKLLSWWELHYKWPYPSESEKVALAESTGLDQKQINNWFINQRKRHWKPSEDMPFMVMDGLHPQNAAIYMDGHYIGEGPYRLGP